The nucleotide window CGCGACGTTCGACTACCAGAAGCTGCGACGCACCGATCCCACCCCGTCCGGGAGTTCCACGGCCGGAACCTCGGCTGTGTCCTCAACCGGAACCACCGCCGGAATCGTCGTCGGAACCACTGCCAGAATCGCCAGGTCTGCCAGCAGCGCATCCCACTCGGCCGCGACCGCCCGCCGCGTGGAACCGATCCGGCTCGTCGTCCTCGGCGCCCACTGGTACCTCTTCGCCTTCGACCTCGACCGCCACGACCACCGGGTATTCCGCCTTGACCGGATGAGCGAGGTCCACTCGACGACCCTGACCTTCGCCCCGCGTCCCCACCCCGACGCCGAGGCGGCCGTGAGCGCCGCCGTCACCACCACCGCCTACCCGCACACCGTGGAGCTGCGCGTGGCCGCCTCGGCGAAGGAAGCGAAGGAATGGTTCCCCACCCGCACCGCCACCATCACCGAGGCGGGCGGAAGCGTGCGCGTCACCTTCGGATTCGAGGACCTCAGGTGGGTCGCAGCCACCTTGGCCGGCATTCCCGCCCCCATCGAGATCCTCCACCCGCCCGAGCTCGTCGATTCCCTGCAGGATCTCGCCGCGGGAGTGCAGGCGATCGTCGACGCCTCAGCGATCTGATTTGCTACCTGACGGGCCCCCAGCAACGTGGCGCCACGTTGCTGGGGGCCCGTCAGGTAGCAAAAGGGGTGGGTGAGTGGGGAAACCTGACCGCCAGATGATCCCAAAATGAATGAATCATCGGAGAGTCCATATACTGGTGGCCATGACGATTCTCATTGGCTACCTACCTGCTCCCGAGGGTGAGGCTGCTCTGCGCGCGGGATTCGCGGAGGCCAAACTGC belongs to Brevibacterium spongiae and includes:
- a CDS encoding helix-turn-helix transcriptional regulator; translation: MRSETRLLSLLGMFASGRTYSAPELAAHFECTPRTIRRDIAQLRELGYVIGSVPGLAGGYRAESRTVLPPLQLEAGEALATAVGLALLRGAGLDTEHADSATTKLRSMLPAAMRAAVADISAAVSVSEGNVPGVDIGAVISLASAISASTIATFDYQKLRRTDPTPSGSSTAGTSAVSSTGTTAGIVVGTTARIARSASSASHSAATARRVEPIRLVVLGAHWYLFAFDLDRHDHRVFRLDRMSEVHSTTLTFAPRPHPDAEAAVSAAVTTTAYPHTVELRVAASAKEAKEWFPTRTATITEAGGSVRVTFGFEDLRWVAATLAGIPAPIEILHPPELVDSLQDLAAGVQAIVDASAI